The following are from one region of the Chromatiales bacterium 21-64-14 genome:
- the gpmA gene encoding phosphoglyceromutase (2,3-bisphosphoglycerate-dependent; catalyzes the interconversion of 2-phosphoglycerate to 3-phosphoglycerate) translates to MNRVVFLRHGHSHWNLENRFTGWSDVDLSTRGVQEALEAGRLLREAGYRFDCAYTSVLQRAIKTLWIVQDAVDQMWLPVERDWRLNERHYGALQGLPKVDISEHYGTEQVARWRRGFVDRPPRIGLGDHRHPRLDARYRHLSGELLPPSESLEDTLQRVTACWEERIVPRIRAGERVLVVAHHNTFRVLVKRLEGYSDDEAMHLNIPTGVPLVYDFDAEFRVAGRHYLGDPDAVQARIDEVARQILP, encoded by the coding sequence ATGAATCGCGTCGTGTTCCTGCGCCATGGGCACAGCCACTGGAACCTGGAGAACCGTTTCACGGGTTGGAGCGACGTGGATTTGTCCACCCGTGGGGTTCAGGAGGCACTGGAAGCGGGCCGGCTGCTCCGGGAAGCGGGTTATCGGTTTGACTGCGCCTACACCTCGGTGCTCCAGCGGGCCATCAAGACCCTGTGGATCGTGCAGGACGCGGTGGACCAGATGTGGCTTCCGGTGGAGCGGGACTGGCGCCTGAACGAGCGGCACTACGGCGCCTTGCAGGGGCTGCCTAAGGTGGACATCAGCGAGCACTACGGGACCGAGCAGGTCGCCCGCTGGCGGCGCGGTTTCGTGGACCGTCCGCCGCGCATCGGTCTCGGTGATCACCGCCATCCGCGTCTGGATGCCCGCTACCGCCATTTGTCCGGGGAGCTCCTGCCACCGTCCGAATCCCTTGAGGATACCCTGCAGCGGGTGACAGCCTGTTGGGAGGAGCGCATCGTGCCGCGGATCCGCGCCGGGGAACGGGTCCTGGTAGTAGCCCATCACAACACCTTTCGTGTCCTGGTGAAACGGCTCGAAGGCTACTCCGATGATGAGGCGATGCACCTGAACATTCCCACGGGCGTGCCCTTGGTCTACGACTTTGACGCGGAGTTCCGGGTGGCGGGGCGCCACTACCTGGGTGATCCGGATGCGGTGCAGGCACGGATCGATGAGGTGGCGCGCCAGATCCTGCCCTGA